In Solanum lycopersicum chromosome 5, SLM_r2.1, the following are encoded in one genomic region:
- the LOC104647461 gene encoding putative F-box protein At1g32420, whose amino-acid sequence MEGEKQALNTPQSNQKRCRRSIHDFVDDIIFEILTWLPAKSLMRFKCVSKSLNSLIRYDVNFVNYHIARCSIYRPRLLFEVRIKIPYLIPHHTNIGKSTAHLEKFPLQLVGPLNYFHHRENFHICSNHCNGLVCLYNRKESQGYLYNITTGEIKALPFSLGYKSDWVFARLYLGYDSNIKRYKLLRDRIYYKKRPCLKIRTLGTNTSWRRICDENSPSKLYNCYCDCVFVNGVFYWTSRDLNTITYFNVTNEKFGSLSPPHKSRVSEIQTALCGKLIVYPPDQPKNCNLVYDEVNKVFTKFQYDSDAVEEKLAFLEAENVDKRTMDPKSILATSSLISNSTYLVFSYDFGSRHVSRFVENIIPLNFIIND is encoded by the coding sequence ATGGAAGGTGAAAAGCAAGCACTCAATACACCACAAAGTAATCAAAAACGATGTCGAAGGAGTATACATGATTTCGTAGATGACATTATATTCGAGATACTAACGTGGCTACCAGCCAAGTCTCTTATGAGATTTAAATGTGTTTCGAAATCTTTGAACAGTTTGATACGATACGATGTCAACTTTGTGAATTACCACATTGCTCGTTGTTCTATCTATCGTCCCCGCCTCTTATTTGAAGTACGTATAAAAATACCTTATTTAATTCCACACCACACGAATATTGGTAAGTCCACAGCACATCTTGAAAAATTCCCTTTACAACTTGTTGGTCCTCTTAATTATTTTCACCACAGGGAGAATTTTCATATATGTTCAAATCATTGCAATGgtcttgtttgtttgtataatCGTAAAGAGAGTCAAGGTTACTTGTATAACATAACAACAGGAGAAATAAAAGCATTGCCATTCTCGTTGGGATATAAAAGTGATTGGGTTTTTGCACGTTTGTATCTGGGATATGATTCCAACATAAAAAGATACAAATTGCTTCGCGATCGTATTTACTACAAGAAAAGGCCATGTTTGAAGATTCGAACTCTAGGAACCAACACATCATGGAGAAGAATTTGCGATGAAAACAGCCCTAGTAAACTTTACAACTGCTATTGTGATTGTGTCTTTGTCAATGGGGTGTTTTATTGGACTTCCCGTGACCTAAATACCATCACTTATTTCAACGTAACCAATGAGAAGTTTGGAAGTCTTTCACCTCCACACAAGAGTCGAGTGAGTGAAATTCAAACTGCACTATGCGGAAAGTTGATTGTGTACCCACCTGACCAACCTAAAAACTGCAATTTGGTGTACGATGAGGTCAATAAGGTTTTCACTAAATTTCAATATGATTCCGATGCAGTGGAGGAGAAACTTGCCTTTCTTGAAGCAGAAAACGTTGACAAGAGAACAATGGATCCAAAATCCATTTTGGCAACTTCGAGCCTTATTAGCAACTCAACATATTTGGTGTTTTCTTACGATTTTGGATCAAGACATGTTAGTAGGTTTGTTGAAAATATTATcccattaaattttattattaacgATTAG
- the LOC101258153 gene encoding putative pentatricopeptide repeat-containing protein At1g13630 isoform X1, with the protein MLRITLKSPLKSRLISALRHHKPSFSTANLAVDHPEPPPPTTTTTRAAVSRIFNFFLQNHCTKGSGKILRGDPCFKISILELNSSEIEDIVEKLSFENSESALEFFFLLRNDYGFNHSRASHIAVAHVLAKKQRFRALKIHLQHLVQQEGFGSAHSMCELLLIHFQKWDSNHVVWDVLVSAYSHCQMVDDALFVFAKMKDFDIQASVFTYNNLLYNLRHTDYIWDVYYDMKDSGINPSEHTNSILIDGLCKQFLIQKAVNFVRGTECRESEPCVVSFNALMSSFCKMGSVDVAKSFFCMMFKCGFYPNIYSYNILIHGLSVAGAMEEALEFIDNMKKHGLEPDLETYNVLAKGFHLLGMMNGIRKFINKMLHKGMNPDIFTYTMLNCGYCKEGNIDEKSIKLRKEMFSKEGVHASAISDNMLLSSLCKSGRLDEAMNLFHEIESNGRKLDHIMYSILIQGLCKQGLVDMAFQLYKDMCCKRIIPNIVAHRSILKSFCEKRYIYEARVLFDALIYCDLIDDIFLVNIMIDGYAKLGDIGEAVQVYKLITGKGITPSIATFNSLIYGFCKARKLDDARKWVDTICAHGLIPSARTFTTLMNAYGEEGKMQTVFELLDEMKARGIEPTHVTYTVIMKCLCKRRQMHESIEILKSMLPDDFQRDEVFYNTIIKSLCEARDVEGACKLYKEMAVHKLQPSRVTYNILLNGYCTHGELKDAEELFSELQDVGLMKCDYTILIKAYCAKGSVHKAVVLFQKMIEKGFEITIRDYSAVINRLCKRNLLAGVDIFLRMMLFHGISVDSQICFLMLNSFRDHNSVFQLASLMIKCGLDTDSNCG; encoded by the exons atGCTTCGAATAACGCTAAAATCACCCCTAAAATCTCGATTAATCTCCGCTCTCCGTCACCATAAACCCTCTTTCTCCACCGCCAACCTCGCCGTCGACCACCCTGAACCACCACCTCCAACTACCACAACCACCAGAGCTGCAGTTTCAAGAATCTTCAacttttttctccaaaatcatTGCACTAAAGGCTCCGGAAAGATTTTAAGAGGTGACCcatgttttaaaatttcaatcttGGAGCTAAATTCATCGGAAATTGAAGACATTGTTGAGAAACTGAGCTTTGAAAATTCCGAATCTGCCCTTGAGTTCTTCTTCTTATTGAGAAATGATTATGGGTTTAATCATTCCAGAGCTTCACACATTGCTGTTGCTCATGTTTTGGCTAAAAAACAGAGGTTTAGAGCTTTGAAGATTCATTTACAACATTTGGTTCAACAAGAag GCTTTGGTTCAGCTCATTCGATGTGCGAACTGCTTTTGATTCATTTTCAGAAATGGGACTCTAATCATGTTGTCTGGGATGTGCTGGTTTCTGCTTATTCCCATTGTCAGATGGTTGATGATGCGCTCTTTGTTTTTGCAAAGATGAAAGATTTCGATATCCAGGCTTCTGTATTTACATACAATAATTTGTTGTATAATTTGAGGCATACTGATTACATCTGGGATGTTTACTATGACATGAAAGACAGTGGGATAAACCCGAGTGAGCATACTAATTCCATTCTTATAGATGGTCTGTGCAAACAATTCTTGATTCAAAAAGCTGTTAATTTTGTTCGAGGGACTGAATGTAGAGAGTCTGAGCCTTGTGTTGTGTCTTTCAATGCTCTTATGTCGAGTTTCTGTAAAATGGGTTCTGTAGATGTTGCTAAGTCATTCTTTTGTATGATGTTTAAGTGTGGATTTTATCCCAATATATATAGTTACAATATTCTCATTCACGGATTAAGTGTGGCGGGTGCAATGGAAGAAGCATTGGAGTTCATAGataatatgaagaaacatgGTTTAGAGCCTGATCTGGAAACTTATAACGTCCTCGCCAAAGGATTTCATCTGCTTGGTATGATGAATGGTATCCGGAAGTTCATTAATAAAATGCTTCATAAAGGCATGAATCCTGATATTTTCACATATACAATGTTGAACTGTGGATATTGCAAAGAAGGTAATATTGATGAGAAGAGTATTAAGTTGAGAAAGGAGATGTTTTCGAAGGAGGGGGTCCATGCCAGTGCTATCTCAGACAACATGTTACTAAGCAGTTTGTGTAAAAGCGGACGTCTAGATGAAGCTATGAATTTGTTCCATGAGATAGAGAGCAACGGTCGTAAACTGGATCATATCATGTACTCTATTCTCATTCAAGGCCTTTGTAAGCAAGGATTGGTTGATATGGCTTTTCAATTGTACAAAGATATGTGTTGTAAGAGAATTATTCCAAATATTGTTGCTCATAGATCTATTCTCAAAAGCTTCTGTGAGAAAAGGTACATATATGAGGCAAGAGTTTTGTTTGACGCTTTAATATATTGCGACTTAATAGATGACATTTTCTTGGTTAATATTATGATTGACGGATATGCAAAACTTGGTGACATCGGTGAGGCTGTTCAGGTATACAAACTAATAACAGGGAAAGGAATAACCCCAAGCATAGCTACTTTCAATTCCTTGATATATGGGTTCTGCAAAGCCAGAAAGTTAGACGATGCAAGAAAGTGGGTTGACACTATATGTGCACATGGGTTGATACCATCAGCGAGGACGTTCACAACTCTTATGAATGCGTATGGTGAAGAAGGGAAAATGCAAACTGTTTTTGAATTGCTAGATGAAATGAAAGCAAGGGGCATAGAACCAACTCATGTCACTTACACAGTGATAATGAAATGCCTCTGTAAAAGAAGGCAAATGCATGAGTCTATTGAGATACTAAAGAGTATGTTACCGGATGATTTTCAGCGTGATGAAGTTTTCTACAACACCATTATTAAAAGTTTATGTGAAGCTCGCGATGTAGAAGGCGCTTGCAAATTATATAAAGAGATGGCGGTGCACAAACTTCAGCCAAGTCGTGTCACGTACAACATTCTTCTTAATGGTTATTGTACACATGGAGAGCTAAAAGATGCTGAGGAACTATTTTCTGAACTCCAAGATGTTGGCCTGATGAAATGTGATTACACCATTCTAATAAAAGCATATTGTGCAAAAGGATCAGTGCATAAGGCAGTAGTTCTGTTCCAAAAGATGATTGAGAAGGGCTTTGAAATCACTATTAGAGATTATAGTGCTGTGATTAATAGGTTGTGCAAAAGAAACTTACTAGCTGGCGTAGATATTTTTCTGCGTATGATGTTGTTTCATGGCATTTCTGTTGATTCACAGATTTGTTTTCTTATGCTTAACAGTTTCCGTGATCACAATTCTGTGTTCCAGTTGGCCTCTTTGATGATTAAGTGTGGCTTAGATACTGACTCAAATTGTGGTTGA
- the LOC112941529 gene encoding uncharacterized protein translates to MKNMTEITQMKKIQRVYNESMKLLDENLGDLRFYKYCSSFDKTDYIYSIMGDCHGINRQTLKNNLDGSTSTEQDVRDDISLALGEVFWETFKREVNEFDVVHAFNRQKTTYYFFTKEEEKLVICLELNQQASKKVAKILKDELP, encoded by the exons ATGAA AAACATGACTGAAATcacacaaatgaaaaaaattcaacGAGTCTACAACGAATCAATGAAGCTGTTGGACGAAAATTTGGGCGATTTACGCTTTTATAAGTACTGTTCAAGTTTTGATAAGACTGACTACATATACAGCATTATGGGTGACTGTCATGGCATCAACCGGCAGACACTCAA gAACAACTTGGATGGCTCAACCTCAACAGAGCAGGACGTGAGGGATGATATATCCTTAGCGCTGGGTGAAGTCTTTTGGGAGACGTTTAAGCGAGAGGTAAATGAATTTGATGTCGTGCATGCTTTTAACAGGCAGAAAACCACCTATTATTTCTTcaccaaagaagaagaaaaattggtgATTTGTCTCGAGTTGAACCAACAAGCCTCGAAAAAAGTAGCTAAAATCTTGAAGGATGAATTGCCTTAA
- the LOC101258153 gene encoding putative pentatricopeptide repeat-containing protein At1g13630 isoform X2, which produces MCELLLIHFQKWDSNHVVWDVLVSAYSHCQMVDDALFVFAKMKDFDIQASVFTYNNLLYNLRHTDYIWDVYYDMKDSGINPSEHTNSILIDGLCKQFLIQKAVNFVRGTECRESEPCVVSFNALMSSFCKMGSVDVAKSFFCMMFKCGFYPNIYSYNILIHGLSVAGAMEEALEFIDNMKKHGLEPDLETYNVLAKGFHLLGMMNGIRKFINKMLHKGMNPDIFTYTMLNCGYCKEGNIDEKSIKLRKEMFSKEGVHASAISDNMLLSSLCKSGRLDEAMNLFHEIESNGRKLDHIMYSILIQGLCKQGLVDMAFQLYKDMCCKRIIPNIVAHRSILKSFCEKRYIYEARVLFDALIYCDLIDDIFLVNIMIDGYAKLGDIGEAVQVYKLITGKGITPSIATFNSLIYGFCKARKLDDARKWVDTICAHGLIPSARTFTTLMNAYGEEGKMQTVFELLDEMKARGIEPTHVTYTVIMKCLCKRRQMHESIEILKSMLPDDFQRDEVFYNTIIKSLCEARDVEGACKLYKEMAVHKLQPSRVTYNILLNGYCTHGELKDAEELFSELQDVGLMKCDYTILIKAYCAKGSVHKAVVLFQKMIEKGFEITIRDYSAVINRLCKRNLLAGVDIFLRMMLFHGISVDSQICFLMLNSFRDHNSVFQLASLMIKCGLDTDSNCG; this is translated from the coding sequence ATGTGCGAACTGCTTTTGATTCATTTTCAGAAATGGGACTCTAATCATGTTGTCTGGGATGTGCTGGTTTCTGCTTATTCCCATTGTCAGATGGTTGATGATGCGCTCTTTGTTTTTGCAAAGATGAAAGATTTCGATATCCAGGCTTCTGTATTTACATACAATAATTTGTTGTATAATTTGAGGCATACTGATTACATCTGGGATGTTTACTATGACATGAAAGACAGTGGGATAAACCCGAGTGAGCATACTAATTCCATTCTTATAGATGGTCTGTGCAAACAATTCTTGATTCAAAAAGCTGTTAATTTTGTTCGAGGGACTGAATGTAGAGAGTCTGAGCCTTGTGTTGTGTCTTTCAATGCTCTTATGTCGAGTTTCTGTAAAATGGGTTCTGTAGATGTTGCTAAGTCATTCTTTTGTATGATGTTTAAGTGTGGATTTTATCCCAATATATATAGTTACAATATTCTCATTCACGGATTAAGTGTGGCGGGTGCAATGGAAGAAGCATTGGAGTTCATAGataatatgaagaaacatgGTTTAGAGCCTGATCTGGAAACTTATAACGTCCTCGCCAAAGGATTTCATCTGCTTGGTATGATGAATGGTATCCGGAAGTTCATTAATAAAATGCTTCATAAAGGCATGAATCCTGATATTTTCACATATACAATGTTGAACTGTGGATATTGCAAAGAAGGTAATATTGATGAGAAGAGTATTAAGTTGAGAAAGGAGATGTTTTCGAAGGAGGGGGTCCATGCCAGTGCTATCTCAGACAACATGTTACTAAGCAGTTTGTGTAAAAGCGGACGTCTAGATGAAGCTATGAATTTGTTCCATGAGATAGAGAGCAACGGTCGTAAACTGGATCATATCATGTACTCTATTCTCATTCAAGGCCTTTGTAAGCAAGGATTGGTTGATATGGCTTTTCAATTGTACAAAGATATGTGTTGTAAGAGAATTATTCCAAATATTGTTGCTCATAGATCTATTCTCAAAAGCTTCTGTGAGAAAAGGTACATATATGAGGCAAGAGTTTTGTTTGACGCTTTAATATATTGCGACTTAATAGATGACATTTTCTTGGTTAATATTATGATTGACGGATATGCAAAACTTGGTGACATCGGTGAGGCTGTTCAGGTATACAAACTAATAACAGGGAAAGGAATAACCCCAAGCATAGCTACTTTCAATTCCTTGATATATGGGTTCTGCAAAGCCAGAAAGTTAGACGATGCAAGAAAGTGGGTTGACACTATATGTGCACATGGGTTGATACCATCAGCGAGGACGTTCACAACTCTTATGAATGCGTATGGTGAAGAAGGGAAAATGCAAACTGTTTTTGAATTGCTAGATGAAATGAAAGCAAGGGGCATAGAACCAACTCATGTCACTTACACAGTGATAATGAAATGCCTCTGTAAAAGAAGGCAAATGCATGAGTCTATTGAGATACTAAAGAGTATGTTACCGGATGATTTTCAGCGTGATGAAGTTTTCTACAACACCATTATTAAAAGTTTATGTGAAGCTCGCGATGTAGAAGGCGCTTGCAAATTATATAAAGAGATGGCGGTGCACAAACTTCAGCCAAGTCGTGTCACGTACAACATTCTTCTTAATGGTTATTGTACACATGGAGAGCTAAAAGATGCTGAGGAACTATTTTCTGAACTCCAAGATGTTGGCCTGATGAAATGTGATTACACCATTCTAATAAAAGCATATTGTGCAAAAGGATCAGTGCATAAGGCAGTAGTTCTGTTCCAAAAGATGATTGAGAAGGGCTTTGAAATCACTATTAGAGATTATAGTGCTGTGATTAATAGGTTGTGCAAAAGAAACTTACTAGCTGGCGTAGATATTTTTCTGCGTATGATGTTGTTTCATGGCATTTCTGTTGATTCACAGATTTGTTTTCTTATGCTTAACAGTTTCCGTGATCACAATTCTGTGTTCCAGTTGGCCTCTTTGATGATTAAGTGTGGCTTAGATACTGACTCAAATTGTGGTTGA